The Stieleria maiorica genome includes the window GTGGTGATGGAACCGGCGTGGTCGCCGGACCGCATGACGGACGAAGCACGCGATCATTTGGGCATTTTTTAAGGGATTGTCGCTTTGAAGGTTTTCGTCGGGGAATACATCTGCGGCGGCGGCGTCGCAGATCAAGCGATCGACCAGATTCCTCCTTCGCTTAGGAAGGAGGGTGAGGCGATGCTTCACGCTCTGGTGGAAGACCTGTCTGCGTTCTCCGAGACGACGGTCGTGCTGGAAGACCGATTCGAAATCGCGATCAACGCCACAAAGACGGTCTCGTTCGATGTCGGCAAGCCGCTGTGGGCACAATGGGTCGCTGCGGCCAAAGACTGTGACGCGGCGCTGATCATCGCGCCGGAGACGGACGGTTTGATGGCCAAGGGGGTCGCAGCGCTTCGCAGCAGCGGCGTGGAGGTGATCGCGGGCAGCGGCGATTTCTTGCGGGTCGCCAGCGACAAACTTCTCACCGCACAAGTGTTGCACAGTTCCGGCGTCGCACACCCACCGTATATCGCCGTCGGAGACGAACGGATGGTCGGCGTGGTCGCCGGCTGCGAACGATTCGTCGTCAAGCCGCGCGACGGTTGCGGTACGCTGGCGATCCAGACCTACGACGATTTCCGCGAAGCACGCAAGGCGCTCAACCAAGGCACCCTGATGCAAGGTTGGGTCCCCGGCCGCAGCATCTCGATCTCGCTCCTTTCCTCCGGTAATTACCAGACGTTCCTGCCGGCGGTGTCCCAGGAGATCAGTGACGGCGTCTGTGAATACATCGGCGGCTGCGGCCCGCTGAACAACAACGCCCAACGCCGTGCCACCGCATTGGCCGCTCGAGCCATCGCCGCGATGCCGCCCACCGCGCGCGGATTCGTCGGATTGGATCTGATTCTCGGTGAATCGCCGAGCGACGACTGCGTTGTCGAAATCAATCCCCGCCTGACAACCTCTTATGTCGGTTTGCGTGAAATGATTCACGGCAACCTGGCGGCACGCCTGTTCGATATCGAAACCGGACCGGTCAGTTGCAAGGCCAGCGTCAACTCGGTCCATTGGACCGCCGACGGGAAGGTGGAAATCGACACGCCCGAGACGGTGTAGTTCTGTGGATTAGGCTTCCACTATTCCATTTCAGCTTGGTCTTCGGGTAGTGGACGAGGCGACGAGTCCTTCCGAATTGCAAACGGCGAGGACTCCTCGCGTCGTCCACTACCGTTTGCCGCAGTCGCCGTCCTCTCCGAGGTCAGCGCGGGTCAAAGCTTCGGTTTTAGAGCGCCGAGTTCGGAGAACACGGCGACACTCCGAACGCCACACACACTCTCTTTCCCGCCACCATGTTAACCCCATCCCCCGAATCGCAGTCTGTCACACTAGGGGTCGATATCGGCGGGGCCAACCTGAAGTACGCCGACACCGCGGGCCGTGCTTCGTCGGTCGAATTCCCTCTCTGGATGCGGCCCGATGATTTGGCCGGCCAGCTGCAGTCGGATTTCGCCCGCTATCCCGATGTCGCGCAGCTGGTGGTGACGATGACGGGCGAGCTGGCGGATTGTTTTCTCGATCGCGGCGCCGGTGTGCAGCACATCGTCGATCAAGTCTGCCGGGCGGCGAAACGATGCGAATGGCCGGCACCGAGTTTCTATGCCGTCGACGGGCGATTTCACTCTGCCGATTGGGCGATCCAAAACGTTGATCTGGTCGCCGCGTCGAATTGGCACGCGCTGGCAAACTTGGTCGCTAAGCGTTTTGCCCCACAGTTGGCGTCCGGCGGATTGTTGGTCGACATCGGTTCGACGACCACGGATCTGATCCCGCTGCGTGCCGGATCGATCGCCACCAACAGTCGGACCGACTTCGATCGATTGGCCGAAGGATCACTCGTCTACCTCGGCGGCGGACGCACGCCGGTTTGCTCGCTGGTCGATCATCTGGATCTTGATGGGCGTGCGGTTCCGGTGATGCGCGAAGTGTTTGCGACAATGGACGACGTGCGATTGCTGTTGGGGTTTCAGCCCGGTGACGCATCGGATTGCCGCACTGCCGATGGCAAGCCCCGCGACAGCTTTCATGCCGCCAACCGAATCGCTCGGATGATCGGGCTGGATCATCGAACGTTTGCGACCGAGACGGCGATGGAGTTGGCGGTCCAAGTGCATCAGCGGGGGCGTGATCTGGTGCGTGCTGCGATCGAGGCACTGGGAAGCGAGGGGCCGCTGATTGTCAGCGGGCATTGCGGCGATTTGTTGCCCGACAACGCCCTGGGCCGCGAGATCATTTCCCTGCCCGAAACGCTCGGAGACCAGGTTTCTCGCTGCGCCCCGGCTTATGCTATGGCAAAGTTATTCGCCCAGGATCGCCGCCAGGCGCGGCGCGTGAGCCGACGGCGCTAGCCGCGGGCCCTGCGGTGACAACATTGACCGTGGGGGCCCGTGGCCAGCGCCATCGGCTCACGATTGTTTCGGTTGGGTTTATCTCGCGTGCGCGTCGGGCTCGTACTTGTTGACCAATACCACATTCACCCCCATGCGACGTGTCCTTAAAATCGGCGGTAGCCTGCTCTTGCGAGAATCACTTGCCGGATCGATCCAGTCGTGGGTCGCGTCGCAACCGCCGGCGCAGACCATCGCGATCGTCGGCGGCGGAGAATTGATCGATGCGGTACGTCGTCTGGACGCCATGTTCCCCAGCCCACCGACCTGGGTGCATTGGCAGTGTGTCGGCTTGTTGCGAACGACGTTTGAGTGGCTGGGACGACAATTAGACCCGTGGCAGCTTGAATCGACGGCAGAGGACTTCGCACAGATGAAGCGGGCCAATGGATGTCAGAATCATCTGGTCGCCGTCGATGCGTTTTATCACGCCGCGTCCGTTTCGCCGTTGCCCGAAGACTGGACTACGACCACCGACGCGATCGCGGGTTGGCTGTCGATCCTGACGGATGCCGATGAATTGGTGTTGTTGAAATCCTGCGACGTCGACGACTCACTGTCCCTGGACGAACTGGCACGACGGCAAATCGTCG containing:
- a CDS encoding ATP-grasp domain-containing protein, translating into MKVFVGEYICGGGVADQAIDQIPPSLRKEGEAMLHALVEDLSAFSETTVVLEDRFEIAINATKTVSFDVGKPLWAQWVAAAKDCDAALIIAPETDGLMAKGVAALRSSGVEVIAGSGDFLRVASDKLLTAQVLHSSGVAHPPYIAVGDERMVGVVAGCERFVVKPRDGCGTLAIQTYDDFREARKALNQGTLMQGWVPGRSISISLLSSGNYQTFLPAVSQEISDGVCEYIGGCGPLNNNAQRRATALAARAIAAMPPTARGFVGLDLILGESPSDDCVVEINPRLTTSYVGLREMIHGNLAARLFDIETGPVSCKASVNSVHWTADGKVEIDTPETV
- a CDS encoding hydantoinase/oxoprolinase family protein, with product MLTPSPESQSVTLGVDIGGANLKYADTAGRASSVEFPLWMRPDDLAGQLQSDFARYPDVAQLVVTMTGELADCFLDRGAGVQHIVDQVCRAAKRCEWPAPSFYAVDGRFHSADWAIQNVDLVAASNWHALANLVAKRFAPQLASGGLLVDIGSTTTDLIPLRAGSIATNSRTDFDRLAEGSLVYLGGGRTPVCSLVDHLDLDGRAVPVMREVFATMDDVRLLLGFQPGDASDCRTADGKPRDSFHAANRIARMIGLDHRTFATETAMELAVQVHQRGRDLVRAAIEALGSEGPLIVSGHCGDLLPDNALGREIISLPETLGDQVSRCAPAYAMAKLFAQDRRQARRVSRRR
- a CDS encoding amino acid kinase family protein translates to MRRVLKIGGSLLLRESLAGSIQSWVASQPPAQTIAIVGGGELIDAVRRLDAMFPSPPTWVHWQCVGLLRTTFEWLGRQLDPWQLESTAEDFAQMKRANGCQNHLVAVDAFYHAASVSPLPEDWTTTTDAIAGWLSILTDADELVLLKSCDVDDSLSLDELARRQIVDPALPNLAGQLPPLRIVNFAAEAGR